DNA from Syntrophales bacterium:
CTGAATCTGAAGACCATTGCCGAAGGTGTGGAGACGGAGGAGCAGTTGTCCTTTCTGCAGGAACATGGATGCGACGAAATCCAGGGCTACTTGTTCAGCCGGCCTTTGCCGGCAGAGGAGATCCCGGGGATCTTAAGGAAGCCCCGGCTCTAACATTGTCAGATCCGGAACTGGAAAACGTTGGCCGCCAATGGTCTTAAAAAAAATGCCAGGAATGAGCTTTTCATTCGCGGCAGCCGCAGATATAATTACGACGGATCCCGGCGCTCCTTTCCGTAAGCTCTTGAATCTGCGGATTGTTATCCAGCCAATGGCGCAGGTTGCCCAGAAGGCTCGCCGCATACGGGCTCCGGGTGCCGTCGGCCAGGAAGTAGTTCACCCAGAGGCCGTCTTTCTTGCGGCCTACGAGGCCCGCCTTCTCCAAGACTTTGAGATGCTTGGAGACCGTGGGCTGGGCGATCTCGAGCGCCGCCTGAATTTCGCAGACGCACATCTCCCGCTTCTGAAGCAGTTTCAGCAGCTTCACCCGATTAGGATCGGAAAGCGCTTTCATGACCTTGATAAACTCTTCCATGAAATTCTCCTGTCAGATTACTTAAAATCAATATGTTTCCGATCACTAATACTGCCAGCGGGGGATCAGACAACCCCCATCTTCGCGAGCTGCTCCTTGATTTTCTCCTCGCTCATGAAACCCTGATTGCGGAAGATCTCCTTGCCGGTGGCGTCGAAGAACACCACCGTGGGAATCAACTGAACCTTATATTCGGAAACCAGTTGCGGGTTGTTGTTAATGTCGATGATGAGAACCTCCAGCTTGCCCATATAGTCTTTGCGAATCTTTTGCAGGATTGGTCGAAGCTGACGACACGGGATGCAACTGTTGGAGCCTAAATCGACAACCATGGGTTTGCCGCCGGCCAGGGCCTTGCGGAAGTCGCCTTCCGATTGAGTTTCCATCTCGGGAGGGATGACGGCCAGTTTCTGAAGAGCCTTCTGGTTAATCTTGATGGTGGCGCCTTTACGCAGATCGTCGATCAGTCGCTCCGCCTCTTCACTCTGACGCTGCTGTTCGACCATCTGCCGGAGTAGCGCCATTGCCTCCTCCTTTTTGCGCCCGCCCAGCTGATCCTTGTAGGTTTCATAGATTTGGGCAAGTTCTTCGGGGGA
Protein-coding regions in this window:
- a CDS encoding metalloregulator ArsR/SmtB family transcription factor; its protein translation is MEEFIKVMKALSDPNRVKLLKLLQKREMCVCEIQAALEIAQPTVSKHLKVLEKAGLVGRKKDGLWVNYFLADGTRSPYAASLLGNLRHWLDNNPQIQELTERSAGIRRNYICGCRE
- a CDS encoding thioredoxin domain-containing protein, with translation MTNKFKISILALVVMIAAVVAYLFTIGPLGNPALATVNGENILVAGFQKELKTIEPNYREVAKENPGKLLDILINKALLLQAAKKEGIAAPAGNGASTPGVAQDAETLIITAYLDKKMGTLPPVSPEELAQIYETYKDQLGGRKKEEAMALLRQMVEQQRQSEEAERLIDDLRKGATIKINQKALQKLAVIPPEMETQSEGDFRKALAGGKPMVVDLGSNSCIPCRQLRPILQKIRKDYMGKLEVLIIDINNNPQLVSEYKVQLIPTVVFFDATGKEIFRNQGFMSEEKIKEQLAKMGVV